In the Telopea speciosissima isolate NSW1024214 ecotype Mountain lineage chromosome 2, Tspe_v1, whole genome shotgun sequence genome, one interval contains:
- the LOC122652327 gene encoding probable NOT transcription complex subunit VIP2: MSGLLNSALNGSTSNLPDTTARSFATSFSSQSASGAASPVYHHAGTIQGLHNVHGSFNVPNMPGTVASRNSTLNGVPSSGIQQPMGSLSSGRFASNNLPVALSQISHGNSHGHSGVTNRGGLGVSPILGNAGPRITSSMGNIVGGGNIGRSINSSGGLSVPGLASRLNLTANSGSGSLGVHGPNRLMSGVLQPASLQMISMLGNSYPTAGGPLPQSQVQAGNNLSSMGMFNDVNSNDSSPFDMNDFPQLTGRPNSAGGPHGQFGSIRKQNVGVSPIVQQNQEFSIQNEDFPALPGFNGGNSDYAMDLHQKEQLHDNAVSMMQSQHYPMGRSAGFNLGGTYSSHRPQQQQQHAPSVSGSGVSFTPANSQDMLHLHNSDHWVPSSHAAYHSQVQTGAQPGIGLRPLNSPNSVSGIGSYDQLIQQYQQHQNQSQFRLQQMSAVNQSFRDQGPKSMQVPQAVPDRFGLLGLLSVIKMSDPVLMSLALGIDLTTLGLNLNSTDNLHKTFGSPWSDEPAKGEPEYSVPECYYTKPPPVLHQMYFSKYQLETLFYVFYSMPKDEAQLYAANELCNRGWFYHKENRLWFIRITNMEPLVKTNTYERGSYLCFDPNTWETVRKDNFVLHYELLEKRPLLPQH; encoded by the exons ATGTCTGGGCTACTTAAT TCTGCTTTGAATGGGTCAACTTCAAATCTCCCAGACACGACAGCTAGATCCTTTGCGACATCTTTTTCTTCCCAATCTGCATCTGGAGCAGCATCCCCTGTTTATCATCACGCTG GAACCATACAAGGGTTGCATAACGTGCATGGGAGTTTCAATGTGCCCAACATGCCAGGCACAGTAGCATCAAGAAATTCAACACTGAATGGTGTCCCTTCAAGTGGCATTCAGCAACCAATGGGAAGCCTCTCTAGTGGACGATTTGCATCGAACAATCTTCCTGTTGCTCTTTCACAG ATATCTCATGGCAACTCACATGGACATTCAGGGGTCACAAATAGAGGAG GATTGGGAGTCTCTCCAATTTTGGGAAATGCAGGTCCTCGAATAACAAGCTCGATGGGAAACATTGTTGGCGGGGGCAACATTGGAAGGAGCATAAACTCTAGTGGAGGATTGTCAGTACCTGGTCTTGCTTCACGCCTAAACTTGACTGCTAATAGTGGATCTGGAAGTCTGGGTGTGCATGGACCTAACAGATTAATGAGTGGTGTGCTTCAACCAG CATCACTGCAGATGATTTCAATGCTTGGAAATTCATATCCTACAGCTGGAGGCCCGCTACCTCAAAGCCAAGTCCAAGCAGGGAATAATTTAAGCTCAATGGGAATGTTTAATGATGTGAACTCCAATGACAGTTCTCCTTTTGACATGAATGATTTCCCTCAGTTGACTGGGCGCCCTAATTCTGCTGGAGGGCCACACGGACAATTTG GTTCTATACGGAAGCAAAATGTTGGTGTTAGTCCTATCGTCCAACAGAACCAAGAATTCAGCATCCAAAATGAAGATTTCCCAGCTTTACCTGGATTTAACG GAGGAAATTCTGATTATGCAATGGATTTGCATCAGAAAGAACAGCTTCATGACAATGCTGTGTCCATGATGCAGTCTCAGCACTACCCA ATGGGTAGGTCTGCTGGATTCAACTTGGGGGGAACATATTCATCTCATCGTccacagcaacagcagcaacatgCGCCATCAGTCAGTGGCAGTGGGGTTTCCTTTACTCCTGCTAACAGTCAGGATATGCTCCATTTACATAACTCTGATCATTGGGTCCCATCTTCCCATGCGGCCTATCATTCACAG GTTCAGACTGGTGCTCAACCTGGAATTGGATTGAGACCTTTGAACTCTCCCAATTCAGTATCTGGTATAGGCTCTTATGATCAGCTTATTCAACAGTATCAACAACACCAAAATCAATCACAGTTTCGGCTGCAGCAAATGTCAGCTGTGAATCAGTCGTTTAGAGATCAGGGCCCGAAGTCAATGCAGGTGCCACAAGCTGTTCCTGATCGATTTGGTTTGCTTGGTTTACTAAGTGTGATAAAGATGAGTGATCCTGTCCTGATGTCCCTTGCACTTGGAATTGATCTGACAACTCTTGGGCTAAATTTGAACTCAACGGATAACCTTCACAAAACTTTTGGTTCCCCATGGTCCGATGAGCCTGCCAAGGGAGAGCCAGAGTACAGTGTGCCAGAATGTTATTATACTAAGCCACCACCTGTGCTACAT CAAATGTATTTTTCGAAGTACCAGTTGGAAACGTTGTTTTATGTCTTTTACAG cATGCCGAAAGATGAGGCCCAGTTGTATGCGGCTAATGAACT GTGTAATAGAGGGTGGTTCTACCACAAAGAAAACCGTCTATGGTTCATAAGGATCACTAACATGGAGCCACTTGTTAAGACAAACACTTACGAGAGGGGATCCTACCTATGTTTTGATCCAAACACATGGGAAACAGTTCGCAAG GATAACTTTGTTCTCCATTAtgagttgttggagaagagACCATTGCTACCTCAACATTAA
- the LOC122651924 gene encoding chalcone--flavanone isomerase-like isoform X5 has translation MSVKPPSSTKTLFLGGAGVRGLEIQGQFIKFTTIGVYLGHESLPSLASKWKGKNPDELNSSIDFFTDIVSGEFEKFIRVTMLKPLTGQQYAEKVTENCVAYWKAVGIYTDAEAKAVEKFTVAFKDETFPPGSSILFTLSPLGSLTIAFSKLKDGAIPEVGSVVIENKQLAEAVLESIIGKHGVSPTARQSLAERIHGLLLEFDAVNVNGLGGDKVEVAKQENGESLQAVKTA, from the exons GTGTGAGGGGATTGGAGATACAAGGACAGTTCATAAAGTTCACCACCATCGGCGTCTACTTAGGGCACGAATCCCTTCCCTCACTCGCATCTAAGTGGAAGGGCAAGAACCCCGATGAACTCAACTCCTCCATCGATTTCTTCACTGATATCGTCTCGG GTGAATTCGAGAAATTCATAAGAGTGACGATGTTAAAGCCATTAACGGGACAACAGTACGCTGAGAAGGTGACGGAGAACTGCGTAGCTTACTGGAAAGCTGTGGGGATTTACACAGATGCAGAGGCCAAGGCGGTGGAGAAGTTCACAGTTGCCTTCAAGGATGAGACTTTCCCACCTGGATCTTCCATCCTCTTCACTCTCTCCCCTCTTGGTTCCCTCACG ATTGCATTCTCCAAATTAAAAGATGGGGCGATACCAGAAGTGGGAAGTGTTGTGATAGAGAACAAACAGTTGGCGGAGGCAGTGCTGGAGTCCATCATCGGCAAGCATGGAGTCTCCCCTACGGCCAGGCAGAGCTTGGCAGAGCGCATTCATGGATTGTTGCTGGAATTTGATGCTGTCAATGTCAATGGTTTGGGTGGGGACAAAGTTGAGGTTGCCAAGCAGGAAAATGGGGAATCTCTGCAAGCAGTAAAGACtgcatag
- the LOC122651924 gene encoding chalcone--flavanone isomerase-like isoform X1, producing the protein MAKLMAPGPVMVSELKVEDVNFPGSVKPPGSTSTHFLGGAGVRGLEIQGQFIKFTTIGVYLGHESLPSLASKWKGKNPDELNSSIDFFTDIVSGEFEKFIRVTMLKPLTGQQYAEKVTENCVAYWKAVGIYTDAEAKAVEKFTVAFKDETFPPGSSILFTLSPLGSLTIAFSKLKDGAIPEVGSVVIENKQLAEAVLESIIGKHGVSPTARQSLAERIHGLLLEFDAVNVNGLGGDKVEVAKQENGESLQAVKTA; encoded by the exons atgGCTAAGCTAATGGCTCCTGGTCCAGTAATGGTATCGGAGTTGAAGGTGGAAGACGTGAATTTCCCTGGGAGCGTGAAGCCTCCAGGTTCAACCAGCACCCACTTTCTGGGTGGTGCAg GTGTGAGGGGATTGGAGATACAAGGACAGTTCATAAAGTTCACCACCATCGGCGTCTACTTAGGGCACGAATCCCTTCCCTCACTCGCATCTAAGTGGAAGGGCAAGAACCCCGATGAACTCAACTCCTCCATCGATTTCTTCACTGATATCGTCTCGG GTGAATTCGAGAAATTCATAAGAGTGACGATGTTAAAGCCATTAACGGGACAACAGTACGCTGAGAAGGTGACGGAGAACTGCGTAGCTTACTGGAAAGCTGTGGGGATTTACACAGATGCAGAGGCCAAGGCGGTGGAGAAGTTCACAGTTGCCTTCAAGGATGAGACTTTCCCACCTGGATCTTCCATCCTCTTCACTCTCTCCCCTCTTGGTTCCCTCACG ATTGCATTCTCCAAATTAAAAGATGGGGCGATACCAGAAGTGGGAAGTGTTGTGATAGAGAACAAACAGTTGGCGGAGGCAGTGCTGGAGTCCATCATCGGCAAGCATGGAGTCTCCCCTACGGCCAGGCAGAGCTTGGCAGAGCGCATTCATGGATTGTTGCTGGAATTTGATGCTGTCAATGTCAATGGTTTGGGTGGGGACAAAGTTGAGGTTGCCAAGCAGGAAAATGGGGAATCTCTGCAAGCAGTAAAGACtgcatag